The Candidatus Neomarinimicrobiota bacterium DNA window TTTTCGAGTTTAAGTATTTCCGGTCCGCAGGAAGCGATACAGGGTTTATCTTCGCAGTCAGCGCATAACGCATGGTCGTAAGAGATCTCGCCCGTCAGAGTCTCAAATTTATACGGCTTTTCATGTACAGGAGGCGCAAACGTTTTCTCGCCGTTTGAAACAGCTTCGAAAGCCGCCACAAGCTCACTCATCCGTTCCGCACAAAAATCGGCGCTGTCGTCCTTTTTATATCCTTCGACCGGAGCGGGCAGGTCTTTTGTGTACTCCGTGAGAATCTCTATCGCCTTATCTTCCTGATTACCTCCAAGCCTGATTACCGTGGGTATCGACAGGTTCGATTCCCTGAATGCCTTGACGAGTCCCCTCGCCGAGTGAAACTGTTCCTGAGAAGCGACACCGGAGCCGGAGCCGAAATAACCGACTATGTTTTCCTGAGAGAGTATTATCTTCGCTGCCCTGTAAACTTTTGAAGCGGGAGGATTCCCGCTTGTATCCGTGAAATTTGCTATCTTGAAACCCTTGTTGATCAAGGCATCCATAGACATCATCGAACCGCCGCCGCCTGCTCCGTGAAAACCGATATAATTCTCATCTTTCGAAAATCCCTGCGCCATTTGAATAAAATAAAACGTCCCGCGGTAATCGTCTTTTTCAACGTCCCACGCTATCTTATCCAATTCCGACGGGGGACGGTCCAACTCGCGTGCGATCTCGATCCCTAATTCAGGATGCCTGAACACGGCGGAATCATCTACGGTTATGCGGCAGTCCGCTGCAATAATCTCACCTTCCTCGGTCATGACGAGAGGATTAATTTCGGCAGCGCGCGCCTCATATTTTCGCGAAAGATTGAACAGTTTGACCAATACACCGGCTAATTTCGTTTGCAGCTTACCGCTGATACCTGTAAGCCGGACGAGATCTCTCGCCTGGTAATCTTTCAAGCCGTCCACAACATCGATCGAAATTCTGTTTACCTTATCGGGCGTTTTCTCAGCGATTTCTTCTATTCCGGTGCCCCCCACGGAAGAAAAGATCATAACAGGTTTTTTCGACTTATCATCAATAATCAAACCGGCGTAGAATTCCTCCGCTATGTCGAGTTTCTTTTCGACGAGCACGCTTTCTACGGTGAAGTTTTTCACTTTAGTGCCGAGAATTTCTGCCGATCTCGATTTTGCTTCCCCGGGAGTGTCGGCGAATTTTATGCCCCCCATTTCAGCCCTTCCCGTAGTCCATGCCTGCATTTTGATAACCACCGGTGAGTCTAATTTTCCGGCTATCTCAAAAACCTCATCGGGAGTTTTTGCTACGCCGCCCTCCGGTACGCCGATACCAGCCTCTTCAAGAAGAGTTTTTCCCTCATATTCATGCAGCTTAGCCACTGTTAAGACCTGAATGGGGCAAGATTAGGATCAATATTCTGAAAGTGATTTCAAGGCGGTATAAATGTCCTCATCGTTCGGAAGAACGAAATCCTCTAGCTTCGGAGCATACGGAATCGGAGTATCCACAGCTGCTACACGGCGTATCGGAGCGTCGAGAAAATCGAATCCGTTCTCGGAAATCTGCGCGGCGATCTCGGCTCCGAATCCCTGAAACAGCGTGTCTTCATGTACGATAAGCGCTTTCGCAGTTTTTCTGACCGAACCGAGAATCGTTTCCATATCGAGCGGAACCATAGACCTTATATCTATGACCTCGGCGGAGACGCCTGTCTCTTTTTCCAACCGTTCGGCGGCGTCGAGCGACCGCTTGACCAACGCTCCATACGTTACAATTGTAATACCCGATCCCTCTCTGACTATCCTGGCTTTTCCAAACGGAACAAGATAGTCTGCGTCCGGCTCAGGTGATTTCGCGAACGGTTGACGGTAAATTCCCTTGTGTTCGAGGAATAGAACAGGATCGTTACCGCGGATAGCAGTCTTTAAAAGTCCTTTCGCATCAGCCGCATTGGAAGGCATACAAATTTTTAATCCGGGAATATGAGAGAAATACGCTTCGATGTTCTGGCTGTGATAAAGTCCGCCGTGTATATAACCGCCGCATGGAATTCTCAGGATGACCGGACACTCCCAGGCGTTATTGGAGCGGTAGCGCATAGTCGAGAGTTCGTTCCGTATCTGCATCATTGCCGTCCAGATGTAGTCGGCAAACTGTATCTCAACAACCGGTTTAAATCCGTATAATGCCAATCCGATCGCTACTCCAACGATGCTTGACTCCGCAAGCGGGCTGTTGAAAACACGCTCGGAACCGAACTTCGTCGACAGACCCTTGGTTACCGTAAAGACGCCTCCCTTTCCGTCTGCAATATCCTGACCGAATACGAGTATATCCCCGTCACGATCCATCTCTTCATGCAGAGCGTGATTGATTGCGTCCACTAAAACCACCGGCTCCCCTGACGGTTCGGTTTTTTCGTACTCGAATGATTCAGTTTTTCCGCTTTCGTCAAAGACGAACCGGGAGGCGGTATCGCTTTCGGATTCTTCCCTGCTTTCCGCATATTCTACCGCCTTATTGACGGTTTCCAAAACCGATTCTCTTAACGACGCCTCTTCTTCTTCAGTCAGAACTTTCGCCTGTAAAAGGATATCCTTTAATTTTACTATCGGGTCATTGGCGATGTCGGCAGCGAGTTCCTCTTCCGGACGGTATTTCCTCTGGTCATCCGAAGACGAATGGGGAAGCAGCCTGACGCACTCAGCCTCCACAAGAGCGGGTCCCTCTCCGAGCCGCACCCTGCCGATCACTTCTTTCATTAAATTGTTTGAAGAAGTAAAATCGGTTCCGTCCATCTTATATCTCGATAAACCTTCGTACCCCTTCGTCATATTATACACCGAGCCGCCCGAAACCTGTTCCGATATGTGTACGGAGATTGCATACTTGTTATCTTCGATAAAGAAAATTATGGGAAGTTTTTCGCGCGAAGCCCAGTTGAGCGCCTCATGAAAGTCCCCCTGACTCGTCGTTCCCTCGCCGGAGGAAACATATACGACCTCCTCGCTGCCTCTTTTTTTCATTCCCATCGCAACGCCTACCGCCTGTAAGTACTGCGTTCCTGTCGGGCTTGACTGCGAAACTATGTTCAACTCCCGATGACCATAGTGAGCCGGCATCTGCCTCCCGCCGGAATTAGGATCGTCCTCTCTGCTCATGAAGCACAGCATCAACTCCTCGGGAGTCATCCCGAGTCCCAGCACAAACGCCACGTCCCTGTAATATGGGAACGCCCAATCTTTCTTGCTCTGCAAGTTAAACGCAGCCGCTAACTGGGCAGCTTCGTGACCGGCTCCCCCGATATGGAAAAACCCCTTCCCCTGACGGATCATTGTGAGCATTTTATCATCGAGCCGCCGGGATATCAACATGAGTTTATATGCTTCGATCATCTGGTCGGGAGTGGTAAGCCTGCTGCGCTCCATAAAGTTTTCGACCATTTCTTCAATCGCCATCTTATCAGATTCCTATCGAGATTGAAGATGTCAATTCTTCACGCATAATATCAGGTTTCCGCTCGGGCAGGAGGTTATCCCTTAGATTTTTCACTATGTCACTGCCGAAAACTTTTGAGAACGATTTTACGTAAACAGGGCTGACTTCATCGACGCCGAGTCTCTTTCCCAAAATTTTTGACATAGAGGTCACCGATTTATCCCTGACACCGCACGATATTATATTATCAAAATATGAAAGATCAGTAGAAACGTTCAGAGCAGTGCCGTGCATGGTTATCCACTTCGACATTTTTATGCCAATGGACGCCAGCTTTTCATCTCCGACCCAAATTCCGGTTAAACCAGTTTCCCTTCCGGCAACTATCCCGAAATATTTCACGGTCGATATCAGCACCTCCTCCAGATCCCTGAGGTAACGGTGCAGGTCTTTATAGTAATTGTTCAAATTCAGTATCGGATACGCCACCAGCTGTCCGGGCCCGTGATAGGTTATATCACCGCCTCTTCTTATGTGCTGCAATTTTATCCCGTTGGAATTCAGATACTCCTCATCCACAAGCAGATTTTCCAATGAACCGGTTACGCCGATGGTATATGTATGCGGGTGCTCTACTGTCAGCAGGTAATCTTCCTCCATGCCGTTTTTCTTATCGTTCATCAGCTGATGCTGAATCTTTAACGCGGTTTCAAATGGAACTGACCCGAGTTCGACGGATACTATTTTTCGGGCTTTGTCAGATGTTAGTCGCTTCACCATAAGCGTCTCCCGCGGCTTCCGGTATCGATTCTCCCAATGTCGGATGCGCGTGAATTGTTTCCATTATAGACTTATAAGTCGCGCCGTGGGTTCGCGCAAGGAGGAGTTCTCCTATCATCTCCGTTGCATCGTCTCCTACAATATGAGCTCCGACCAGCTCCCCGTCTTCTTCGCTGAAGATCGTTTTTACAAACCCTTCATAATGTCCGATGGCAAGCGCTTTTCCGTTCGCTCTAAAAGGGAATCTCCCTACTTTAACTTTCAAACCCTTTTCACTCGCCGCTTTTTCCGTCAAGCCGAAACTTGCTACCTGCGGCTGGCAATATGTGCAGCCGGGGATAGAGGAATAATCGATTCCATGATCGCGTTTTCCCGCCATAATCTCGACAGCGGCGATACCCTCTGCCGAAGCCACATGGGCGAGTAACGGCGGTCCTATTACGTCTCCGATTGCCCACACACCGTCACGAGTTGTCCTGCACCTGCTGTCGGCATCGATGAACCGACCGCTCGTTTCGACTCCTGCCTCCTCTAATCCTATGTCCTCAATGTTCCCCCTTACGCCTACGGCGTTCAGAACTATATCAGCGGATATCTCATCCTCCTTGCCATCCTTTTCGATTGTGACGATCACTCCGTCAGCGGTCTTTTCAACATTTTTAACCGCCGTGCTTGTTCTGATGTTCATTCCCCTTTTTAAGAACGACTCCTCCACGCTCTTGGCTACTTCTGCATCTTCCACCGGAAGTATCTGAGGCATCATCTCCACGAGAGTCACTTTTGAACCGAATGTCGAGAAAAAATACCCGAACTCGATGCCGATGGCTCCGGCGCCTATAATCACTAAGTCTTTAGGAATCTCTTCGAGCGTCATGGCAGTTTTGCTGGTGATGATCTTTTCTTCATCTACATCTATGCCCGGAATTGTAACCGGACGACCGCCTGTAGCGATAATGACGTTTTCGGATTTCAATTCTTCACCGCCCGAAAGAACGACATTTGCGTCAGCGTTCAACGAACCCCTGCTATTGTACACCGTTACGTTGTTCTTTTTCATCAGAAACCCCACACCCTTGCTCAACCGCTCTGCAGCCACGCGGCTTCGTTTTACAATTTTTCGCATGTCAAAAGAAGTGCCGGAAACTTCCATTCCATAGTCGGAGGCGTGCAATATCTGATCGTACACCTCGGCGCTTTTCAAAAGTGTTTTAGTGGGAATACATCCCCAATTCAGGCAGATTCCGCCAAGGTCTTTATCTTCCACAAGAGCAACGCTCATGCCCAATTGATTTGCCCTGATGGCAGCAACGTAACCGCCGGGTCCTCCTCCGAGTATTACAATGTCATATCTGTTATCAGTCATTTTGTCTCAAAATATTATGGGTTTAAAATGATTTTGCCAAACTGTTTCCTGCTTTCCATATGCTTATGCGCTTCGGCTGCATCTTTGAGCATAAAAGTAGAATCAACAATCGGCTTCAACGCGCCGGAGTTTATATACCTCAGTACATCGAAGAGCTCCGAAACATATCCCATGTATGAACCGAATATAGAGATCTGGCGGCTGAAAATCCTGCGCAGGTCGATTTCCGCAACGGGGCCGCTTGTAGCTCCGCAAGTGACCAAACGTCCGCCTTTCTTCAGAGAGCGTATGCTGTCCGACCATGTCGCCGGACCGATATGCTCAATTACCAGGTCGGCTCCTTCACCTTCGCTGTCTTTGTATATCACATCCTGAAAGTCCTCTTTTTCATAATTTATAACTACATCCGCTCCAAGCTTCTTAGCCTTCTCCAATTTTTCATCGGTCGAAGAAGTAGTATAAACACGCGCGCAAAACAGTCTCGCAATTTGTATTGCAGCCATCCCGACTCCGCTTCCGGCAGCGTGAACAAGAACCTTATCACCCTCCTTGACTTTACCCAGGCTGACGAGCATGTGCCATGCTGTAAGAAAAACAAGAGGAAAAGCTGCTGCTTCGTTGAAATCCAGATTCTCAGGTTTGGGTATAACGTTTCGCTCCGGCACGGAAATGTATTCTGCATCTCCACCGTCCGATTTTGTTCCGAGCGGCGCATACGAATCGCAGAGAGTTTGTCTTCCAACCAAACACGCTTCGCAGGTATCGCAATAATACGCCGGATAGAGGATCACCTCTTCTCCGGACTTAACACTTTCTACCTCGCTTCCGACTTCACTCACGATGCCCGATATATCCGAACCGGGAATCCTCGGAAGACCGTAATCGGCGCCTGTTGAACCTGAACGAACCCAGATATCGAGATGGTTTAAGGCGCACGCTTTTACTTTTACAAGAACGTCTCCGGGCCCTATAGCGGGTTCCTTAACCTCTTCGTAAATTAGTTTATCCGGACCGCCGTGTTCATGGATGCGTATTGATTGCATAGCACATTAATTTATATGCCGAAGTCGGGAAATACCAATCTAAATTAGCGTGAAACAAGAAACGGTTCTTGATATCAAGAACCGTTTTATTTTCATATTTAGTTGAAACCTACTCAGGCTGCGAAAGAGGCTCCACACCCGCACGTTTTCACCGCATTTGGATTCATGAAAACGAATCCTTTTCCGTTTAATCCGCCGGAATAATCAAGCGTTAAACCTCTCAGATAGAGATAGCTTTTAAGGTCAACGAAAATTCTCATCCCATTCGACTTAAATATCTTCTCGTCGCTCCTTGCCTCATCTTCGAATGTGAGCTCATATTGAAGACCCGAACAACCTCCGCCTTTCACACCCACTCTCAATCCGAACCCTCCCTTACCCTCTTTTTCCATAAGCTGCGAGACGTAACCCGAAGCTTCTACCGTAATATCTATTCCTTTAGCTAAAGGATCATCTGATTTCATTAAATCAGTAGTGAGTTCACCTTTCATTTATTTCCCTTTCAAGCACTGCTTTCGTCTCCTCTAATATAAGAAACGGTGCGTAAAACGCAAGTAAAAGCTGTTAAATATTGAACCTGTACGGATTATCGCTCTATATCCAGCTTATAAAGATAATGATATAAATTGCTCGTGGAGACTCCGAGATGTTTTGCGGTCGGGCCCTTCTCCCACTTGTACATGGTTAATATCTGTTTAATGTATTCTCTTTGGAAATCGTTTGTAGCGTCTTTTAGACTCTTACCCGAATATTTCAGGGCATATGCGGTCGGTTCGTCAATCCCCATATCAAGCAGCTCGATAAGCTTCTTCATGCTTTGTTTCATTTTTTCATCGATCTCATATGCGGGATGCGGCTTAATACCGAGCTTATCGGAGTAATCTGCTTCTAAGTACTCCACCAGCTTATTAACCCTTTCGAGCAGCTGACAGAACTCCCAGCTTCCGGGAAACTCCGTTCCGCTCTCTTCCTGATATTTCACTCGCAGGGCGTACGACATTCTTAATGTTTCCTTTGCTTCCCGGTACTTTTCAGCTGAATGATAATGGTTTCCGAGCTGATCTAAAGCGTTGATAATTTCCTCTTTATCGCCGACCATTTCAGCTATATTCCGAAGTTCCTTATATGCAGTTTCCGCCTTATCGGATGAACCTAACGAGGTATATATCTGAGCGAGATGCTTCATCCGGTCAATTGTATCATACGGGTCTGTACGGTCTCCTATCGAAAACTCCAGAGCCTCCGCAGCGGGTCTCAGCCTGCCCAACTCCGATAGAACATATCCCCGAAGCGCCGAGATATTCAGTAATTCACCTTCCAACATATTCTTTTTCGCAAAATCATATGCCTCATCAAATATTTTCAGAGCGCTGTCATACTCACCCTGTTCATGATATACCCGTCCTGTGTCTTCCATTGAGTGAGCTGCTGATTCGTACGATTTTTGCGCCTCGTACTCTTTTGTCGCACTTTCCAGGTTGCTTATCGCATTTTCGAAATCTCCCGTATCAAAATAAGAGAGCCCGAGATAATGATAAACTTTCGGTTGGAGCTCCTCGTCGATTTTACCTTTAGGCAAGCTTGAAAACGCTTCTATGGATTCATTCGGTCGACTGTTAAGATAAAGAGCAAGACCGAGCGAATATTGCAAAGACAGTTCATGATCTGTTCCCTTCATCCCGCTCCCGGCAGCTTCGAGAAGGGATAATGCGATCTCGTGTTCTCCGTTATCAATCAGATTATCTCCAATCCTGTAGAGCATTTCCGATTTCACAGCGTCATCAGATTTAAAAATGGATTTATTGAGTGAGTCTATATCCGGATTCTTGCCGCCGATCTTAAGCTCGCGAGCTCTTTCAACTATAACCGTCATCTGATCCGGCTTTATCCTCGAAAGTCCTTCTTCCACACTTACCCTGACATCATCGCTCATTTCAATTAGTCTCCATAAATTATTTAAACCGTCTGTTGCAATTATATTGTAAAATCCTGTCTAAAAGTTAATAACTTTTGACTCAATATTCAATTATTTTAAAAGGAATAACGGGAAATTATTTTTTCAGCCGGCACTCCTCGGTAGCGTAAATCACGATATGCTTGTGATGCGTGAAGAAACCTTCGGACCTATCCCGCTCTTTATTCCTCCAAGATGAGCAGGAGATTGAGCAGCATTCTACATCTATTTCTATTCGGAAGATTTTGGAAGAAAGCCTCTATCTTTTCATTGATAGTGCGAATAAAAAAACTTTTTTAGTTCGCTGCCGCTCTCTTTCTGCTTTTCTTTCTTTTCAGTCTTCCGAATGTCTGGTCCGGAGCGATAGCAATTCCGGTTCCGAAAACTATTACCAATCCCCCTATCCATATCCATCGCACGAGAGGATTGACATACACCTTTATTGTCGCTCCGTTATCATCCCAGCCCGCTAAGACAACGTAGAGGTCTTCCATAAAAGTCGAATATATTTCGACTTCGGTGTTCGGTTGCTCCTGGCGGGGGTAAAACCGTTTTTCGGGCTTCATTGCCGTGACGAATTCGCCGTTCTTATATACCTTCAGGTCAGCATAAACCGACTCGTATCCATCGATTTTCTCCGACTCAAGTCCGGAGAATATCAATCTGAAGTGTCGTATATCTACCGACTCATTTTCACGAAGATATACCTGTTCCTCGAACTGGAACGACCCCGATCCGACAAATCCGAAAAATATGAGAACCATTCCGAAATGAACTATGTACCCCCCGTATCGCCTTTTATTTTTCCCCACAAGGAGGTTGAGAGCTTGCAGCGCCTTTTCACCCGTCATCCGCATCCGTGCTGTCGTACCCATCCAGAATTCCATTCCAAGCGAGTACGTAGTGAAAAACAGGAAGGTAAAGCCCATGATAGTGTAAAATCCTCTCAGTCCGACAGCTAACTGCACAATGACCAATACGCCGGAAAATATCGAAGGATAGAGAAAGTTTTTTCTGAATTTCGAAGCCGTCATTTTTCTCCACGAGATCATCGTACAAACTCCGGTCAGTAATATCAACGCCAGCCCTATCGGCACGGTTATCTGATTGAAAAACGGAGCGCTTACCGTCACCTGAACTCCCTTGAACAACTCCGAAACAAGGGGAAAGATCGTGCCCCATAGAACGGCGAATGCGGCGCCTACTAATAGTAAATTATTAAAAAGGAAAGTGCTCTCCCGTGATATGAGCGACTCTAACTGGCTCTCACTCTTAAGCGAATCCAGCCTCATGAACAAAAGCCCGAAGCTTGAAATGCTCATAAATGCCAGAAACCCGAAGAACATCGGACCTATTGCGGATTCCGTAAACGTATGAACTGATGACAAAATGCCGCTCCGTGTCAGAAACGTCCCGAATATTGTGAGCAAAAACGTTATTATTATCAAAACCATGTTCCAAACCTTGAGCATCCCCTTCTTTTCCTGAATCATAACAGAATGAAGAAACGCCGTACCGGTAAACCAGGGTAGGATTGCGGCATTTTCAACCGGATCCCACGCCCAATATCCGCCCCATCCCAATTCGATGTAAGCCCACTTCATCCCGAGGATATTGCCTATCGTAAGGAAAAGCCAGGCTATTATCGTAGATCGTCTGATAGCCCTGATCCAATCGGTTCCCATATGCTTTGTTGCGAGAGCGCCGATAGCGAACGCAAATGGTATCACGAAGCCTACGTATCCGAGGTAGAGCATTATGGGATGAATGGCCATATAAGGATTTTGCAGGAGAGGATTAAGCCCGTTTCCATCTATCGGCATGATGTCGAGCCGCACAAACGGGTTCGCCACAAAAACGAGCAGCAGATGGAAAAAGATAGACACCGTCATCGTCGTTCCCACTACCCACGGCATAAGCTTCCTTTGTTTGTTCCTATAAGTTAGGATAGTCACAATACTGTAAATAGTCAGCAGGAAAAGCCAGAACAGCAGAGAGCCCGCCTGTCCACCCCATAACGCGGCAATTTTATAAATCACCGGAAGAGCGAGGCTTGTGTATTTGGCAACGTACTCGACGTTAAAATCGCTCGTCAGCATCAGATATTCGAGCGACAACACTGATATCAGCGTCAATCCGAAAACCGCTATTACGCCGTTCTCACCGCTCCGGATGAGTTCGGGTCTATTCTGCTTTACGCCCATGTACACAAGTATTATCGAGCCTGCTGATACCATCAGGCCTAATTGCAGGGCAAACTGTCCTACTTCAGTCATTTGTCAGATCCTTTCGGAGGGTATATTTTCATTTTAGAAATTCCATGAGCAGGCGGACGCCTACACCGGTCGGTCCTTTCGGCGAATAAGGCAGCGGCTTATTTATATAGGCGGTTCCCGCTATATCGAGATGAACCCAGGGAGTTTCTTCGACAAATTTTTCGAGCAATGCCGCTGCGGTAATCGTTCCCCCTTCTCTGCCGCCTATGTTCTTCATGTCTGCAACGTCGCTTTTTATCTGATCCCGGAATTCATCCCACAAGGGAAGCTCCCATACTCTCTCACCGGTCGATTCGCCGGCGCCTATCAGTTTTTTTGTCAGCTCCCTGTTGTTTGATATCAATCCTGTCGCGTGGGTACCAAGGGCTACTACAACCGATCCGGTCAACGTTGCGAGGTCCACTATTGCCGAAGGTTTGTAATTTCTTACGGCATATGCGATTGCATCCGCAAGTACAAGCCGCCCTTCAGCGTCAGTGTTTATCACCTCGATCGTCTTACCTGAATAAGTCTTAAGTACGTCACCGGGTTTTAGGGCGTTTCCGCCCGGCAGATTTTCCGTAGCTGGTATGATCCCTACGACATTTTCTCTTACATCGATCTCCGCTAAAGCCCTGAAGACCCCTAATACGGCAGCGGCTCCCGACATATCGTATTTCATCTCTTCCATACCCGCCGAGGGTTTAATGCTTATACCGCCGCTGTCGAAAGTTATGCCTTTTCCAATAAGCGCAATCGGTTTTCGTCTGGCAGAAGCGCCCCGGTACTCTAATAATATCAGCTTAGGAGGTTCGACGCTGCCTTCCGACACGCCGATTAACGCTCCCATTTTCAGTTTTCTTATCTTAGCTCTGTCAAATACCTTGACTCTGATTTTCGGCGAAGAACTCGCTATCTTCCGGGCTTTAGCGGCAAGGAAAGAAGGGGTTGCGGTGTTACCCGGCTCAACTTGAAGATCCCGGGTGAACATCACGCTTTCGGATATTATTGCTCCATTTTTAACCGACTTTTTCAACTCGGCTTTTGCATTTCCCTGCGGGTTTATAAGCTCCAACGAGGTGAATTCGCTTACGTTATCGT harbors:
- a CDS encoding leucyl aminopeptidase; translated protein: MKVIVRDGSFLKGVEGVLIIGSFKNEKLPGWAKSLPGGIEELISRTVKEDLFEWDSEKTLSIRGQKNSKVRTVLLIGLGEKSEWNEEKARKAGGISRTSLSSSRHKKASMLIFGSEADPAVAKAQTEGFILSGYKFNKYKTKDDSDDNVSEFTSLELINPQGNAKAELKKSVKNGAIISESVMFTRDLQVEPGNTATPSFLAAKARKIASSSPKIRVKVFDRAKIRKLKMGALIGVSEGSVEPPKLILLEYRGASARRKPIALIGKGITFDSGGISIKPSAGMEEMKYDMSGAAAVLGVFRALAEIDVRENVVGIIPATENLPGGNALKPGDVLKTYSGKTIEVINTDAEGRLVLADAIAYAVRNYKPSAIVDLATLTGSVVVALGTHATGLISNNRELTKKLIGAGESTGERVWELPLWDEFRDQIKSDVADMKNIGGREGGTITAAALLEKFVEETPWVHLDIAGTAYINKPLPYSPKGPTGVGVRLLMEFLK